The proteins below are encoded in one region of Leptospira terpstrae serovar Hualin str. LT 11-33 = ATCC 700639:
- a CDS encoding SDR family oxidoreductase, with amino-acid sequence MKDGTHVYIFGIGSGIGQGLHKRFLSDPTVSLFGFSRKGKETLASFPGKENGTFSFDAKNEKDLETFSTSLDSHFGFQQDLPSSLSSLQQVDLLVYFALGDGVFGPIAELKEKELKSHFDLNVHSLILLSKAFAPLLSSFRSSTFVFLGSTAGKQGFPESVAYCASKHAVLGVARSLREEWKPFGTKVIHVSLGAVATEIWDTRPQFDKNDMVSSSDISEYLWSISHLPKSIFIDDLSITPKKGIL; translated from the coding sequence ATGAAAGATGGGACCCATGTGTATATTTTTGGAATTGGTTCCGGAATTGGACAAGGGCTCCACAAACGATTTTTAAGTGATCCTACCGTTTCTCTCTTTGGATTTTCTAGAAAGGGAAAAGAAACTCTCGCTTCATTCCCTGGAAAAGAAAACGGAACTTTTAGCTTCGATGCCAAAAATGAAAAAGACCTGGAAACGTTTTCCACTTCGCTTGATTCTCACTTTGGATTCCAACAAGATTTGCCATCTTCCCTTTCTTCTCTGCAACAAGTAGACCTTCTTGTTTACTTCGCCTTAGGGGATGGGGTGTTTGGCCCCATTGCCGAACTAAAGGAGAAGGAATTAAAATCCCATTTTGATCTAAATGTGCATTCCCTCATTTTACTTTCTAAGGCTTTTGCCCCTCTATTGTCTTCATTTCGCAGTTCCACTTTTGTTTTTTTAGGATCGACTGCGGGAAAACAAGGCTTTCCAGAATCTGTGGCCTATTGTGCCTCCAAACATGCGGTTTTGGGTGTGGCTCGGTCGCTCCGGGAGGAGTGGAAACCCTTCGGAACCAAGGTAATTCATGTAAGCCTCGGGGCCGTCGCCACTGAAATTTGGGACACGAGACCCCAGTTTGACAAGAATGATATGGTTTCTTCCTCGGACATTTCCGAGTATTTGTGGAGTATTTCCCACTTGCCTAAATCTATCTTTATCGATGACTTATCCATTACCCCAAAAAAAGGAATCTTATAG
- the mtnB gene encoding methylthioribulose 1-phosphate dehydratase translates to MDPNSSLQELTKLSHTYYERQWMYATAGNLSSRAGDVFWITASGKHKGELTDKDFVCVSVEDGSLVSAGVGLKPSAETSIHQVVYSSLPDAGAALHVHTLDSNLLEFGIGKEEGFRDLPLPPIEIIKAFGIWDEKPNLSFPVFYNHTHVPTIAQEIKRYIETKGKPQVPFLLIEGHGPTVWGKSVAEANKHLEAVHFLLQVMARRI, encoded by the coding sequence TTGGATCCTAACTCCTCACTTCAGGAACTAACCAAACTCTCTCATACCTATTATGAAAGGCAGTGGATGTATGCCACTGCGGGAAATCTTTCTAGTCGCGCGGGAGATGTGTTTTGGATTACGGCTTCTGGAAAACACAAAGGGGAACTCACAGATAAAGACTTTGTTTGTGTTTCTGTTGAGGATGGTTCTTTGGTTTCTGCAGGTGTTGGTTTAAAACCCTCTGCAGAAACTAGCATCCATCAGGTGGTCTATTCCTCTCTACCTGATGCAGGTGCAGCTCTCCATGTACATACTTTGGATTCCAACTTACTTGAGTTTGGAATTGGGAAGGAAGAGGGTTTTCGGGACCTTCCTTTACCTCCGATCGAAATCATCAAAGCCTTTGGAATTTGGGATGAAAAACCTAATCTAAGTTTCCCCGTCTTTTACAACCATACTCATGTTCCCACCATTGCCCAAGAGATCAAACGTTACATAGAAACCAAAGGGAAACCGCAAGTTCCTTTTTTACTCATCGAAGGTCATGGACCAACGGTTTGGGGAAAATCGGTGGCAGAGGCCAATAAACATTTGGAAGCGGTCCACTTTCTTTTACAGGTGATGGCAAGACGAATATGA
- the efp gene encoding elongation factor P, protein MNLGITEVKKGMILKIDNELYSVVKTEFVNPGKGSAFIRTKLKNIVRDSSIERTFKAAEKLESVDLERRKMQYCYADGDQIIFMDVNDYEQIPVSKDYVEDILPFMKEETPVEVAFYNEKPIGVTPPNFAVLEVTYAEDGLKGDTTGLALKRVTVETGGEIQVPIFIKQGDTVKIDLRDLSYVERVNK, encoded by the coding sequence ATGAACTTAGGCATTACAGAAGTAAAAAAAGGAATGATTCTCAAGATTGACAATGAGCTTTATTCCGTCGTCAAAACCGAGTTTGTGAACCCAGGAAAGGGTTCTGCATTCATCCGTACCAAACTTAAAAATATTGTTCGCGATTCTTCCATTGAAAGGACATTCAAAGCTGCAGAAAAACTGGAAAGTGTGGATTTAGAACGCCGCAAAATGCAGTACTGTTATGCTGACGGTGACCAGATCATCTTTATGGACGTCAACGATTACGAGCAGATCCCCGTTTCAAAAGATTATGTGGAAGACATCCTTCCTTTTATGAAAGAAGAAACACCAGTGGAAGTTGCATTTTACAATGAGAAACCAATTGGGGTCACACCTCCTAACTTTGCTGTGTTGGAAGTTACCTACGCAGAAGATGGATTGAAAGGGGACACAACTGGTCTTGCACTAAAACGTGTGACTGTTGAAACAGGTGGAGAAATCCAAGTACCCATCTTTATCAAACAAGGGGACACTGTCAAAATTGACCTCCGTGATTTGAGTTACGTGGAGCGAGTGAACAAATAG
- a CDS encoding KamA family radical SAM protein has translation MTWSDWKWQLQNRITTLSELEEKLILTPEERESFAPALEEFSFAVTPYYLERIDKENPNCPIRKQILPRAGELTKKPNEVEDPLAEERYMPVKGVTHRYPDRAIWYISHVCAVYCRFCTRKRKVSFPEETPNRNEWEKALDYFRNHTELREIILSGGDPLTLSDSSLDYLLGELKSIPHINQVRIHSRHPVTMPMRLTEDLASVFAKYFPLYMVTHFNHPNEITDETKMYVMRLIKQGHVSIFNQSVLLSGINDDETVLSELNYKLISIGIKPYYLHQCDEVFGSSDFVVPIERGIEIYRKLRGFHSGITIPSYVKDLTGGGGKVLLSPDYLQKKTKDGYLFQNYLGDEYEVGH, from the coding sequence ATGACTTGGTCGGATTGGAAATGGCAATTACAAAACCGAATCACTACTCTTTCGGAATTGGAAGAAAAACTGATTCTTACTCCTGAAGAGAGGGAGAGTTTTGCACCGGCACTCGAAGAATTTAGTTTTGCCGTCACTCCTTACTATTTGGAACGAATCGACAAAGAAAATCCAAACTGTCCTATCCGAAAACAAATCCTTCCACGAGCCGGAGAACTGACGAAAAAACCCAATGAAGTAGAAGATCCTCTGGCTGAAGAAAGATACATGCCAGTGAAAGGTGTGACTCATCGTTATCCAGATCGTGCCATTTGGTATATTTCTCATGTCTGTGCTGTGTATTGCCGGTTTTGCACAAGGAAACGAAAAGTTTCTTTTCCGGAAGAAACACCCAATCGTAACGAATGGGAAAAAGCTTTAGATTACTTTCGGAACCACACCGAACTGCGAGAAATCATATTGTCTGGGGGAGACCCACTCACTCTTTCCGATTCTTCTTTAGATTATCTTTTAGGGGAATTAAAATCCATTCCTCACATCAACCAAGTGAGGATTCACTCCCGCCACCCAGTCACCATGCCTATGCGACTTACCGAGGACCTTGCCTCTGTTTTTGCAAAATACTTTCCTTTGTATATGGTCACTCACTTTAACCATCCGAATGAAATCACTGATGAAACTAAAATGTATGTTATGCGACTCATCAAACAAGGTCATGTCTCTATTTTTAACCAATCGGTTTTACTTTCTGGAATCAATGATGACGAAACAGTTTTATCAGAACTGAATTATAAATTGATATCTATTGGAATCAAACCTTACTACCTCCACCAATGTGATGAAGTGTTTGGAAGCTCTGATTTTGTAGTACCCATCGAAAGAGGAATAGAGATTTATCGTAAACTTCGGGGTTTTCATTCCGGAATCACGATCCCTAGTTATGTAAAAGACTTAACAGGTGGAGGGGGCAAGGTTCTCCTCTCTCCTGACTATCTACAAAAGAAAACAAAAGACGGTTATCTATTCCAAAACTATTTAGGAGATGAATATGAAGTGGGTCATTAA
- the msrB gene encoding peptide-methionine (R)-S-oxide reductase MsrB, translated as MKRITFLTQFSVVFIFCLLLIVSCSESSSHSPNKTENLELRKKLTDLQYRVTQEDETEPPFQNEYWDNHEEGIYVDIVSKEPLFSSKDKFESGTGWPSFTKPLVKANVIEIVDRTYGMIRTEVRSKVGNSHLGHVFDDGPAPTNKRYCMNSASMEFIPKSKLVERGYGNFLSDFSLSDKNK; from the coding sequence ATGAAACGAATCACTTTCTTAACTCAGTTTTCCGTTGTTTTTATATTTTGTTTGTTATTGATTGTTTCCTGTTCGGAATCTTCGTCTCACTCTCCGAATAAAACGGAGAATTTGGAATTACGAAAAAAACTCACTGATCTGCAATACCGCGTCACCCAAGAAGACGAAACCGAACCACCATTTCAAAATGAATATTGGGACAACCATGAAGAGGGGATTTATGTGGATATAGTTTCCAAAGAACCACTGTTTAGTTCGAAAGACAAATTTGAATCAGGAACCGGATGGCCTAGTTTTACAAAACCACTTGTGAAAGCCAATGTGATAGAAATTGTAGATCGTACTTATGGAATGATTCGGACAGAAGTTCGTTCCAAAGTTGGTAATTCTCATCTGGGCCATGTTTTTGATGATGGACCAGCTCCAACAAACAAGCGTTACTGTATGAATTCAGCTTCTATGGAATTTATACCCAAATCCAAACTAGTAGAAAGAGGGTATGGAAATTTCCTTTCAGATTTTTCCCTATCAGATAAAAACAAATAA
- a CDS encoding hybrid sensor histidine kinase/response regulator, whose protein sequence is MIIAPLPKNESARLSALKGLEILDTPEEEMFDEVTKLASMICNVPISLVSLIDETRQWFKSHHGLNTRETPRSLAFCSHAILGDDLFVVPNAKEDSRFKNNPLVNEAPNVIFYAGIPLALDDQIKLGTLCVIDNKPRELDENQILMLRLLGKQTIRLLQMRKATERLEIEKLAAQRATAAKRDFIAAISHDIRNPLNSLLGMSEMIRETDLNPTVLGYVDHIKNAGEVILHLVNDTIELSRLEENASIIHNEWFDLNQCLNTLNSFFKTETKRKHIDFKLSNDLNQNIHLHSDKRKIEKVFWNLTTNAVKFTNSGVVTFSVFLETKPNQEGTLLIEVKDTGPGISPEVKDKLFQKYNQFVPEGCGISGSGLGLSIVKLSLEELGGNVEVESKLGEGSTFKVKIPILWKLEEPKTSSKETEILSKSNLPSFSKPQKVLIADDNDLNRKVLRSYLKPLRFEIKETNNGIDAERELSESAYDIAFLDIEMPGKHGTEIAKGLAGKPHRPALFACTGLCMPEEKDQILASGFQYFLPKPYLKEELYKHLKEIAKNRA, encoded by the coding sequence ATGATCATAGCTCCTTTACCGAAAAATGAGTCGGCACGTCTTTCGGCCTTAAAAGGGCTAGAGATCCTCGACACTCCCGAAGAGGAAATGTTCGATGAGGTCACAAAACTTGCTTCGATGATTTGTAATGTTCCAATCTCCCTTGTGAGTCTTATCGACGAAACAAGACAATGGTTCAAATCGCACCATGGTCTAAATACCCGCGAAACACCAAGGTCGCTTGCCTTTTGTTCTCATGCCATTTTAGGGGACGATCTCTTTGTAGTTCCCAATGCGAAAGAAGATAGCCGCTTTAAAAACAATCCCTTGGTCAACGAAGCACCCAATGTGATTTTTTACGCAGGGATCCCTCTTGCCTTGGATGACCAAATCAAACTGGGGACTCTTTGTGTGATTGATAACAAACCAAGAGAACTGGATGAAAATCAAATCCTTATGCTTCGATTGCTTGGCAAACAGACCATTCGTTTGTTACAAATGAGAAAAGCCACGGAACGTTTGGAAATTGAAAAATTGGCTGCACAAAGAGCCACAGCAGCCAAAAGAGATTTTATTGCCGCCATTAGTCACGACATTCGGAATCCTTTAAACTCTCTCCTCGGCATGTCAGAAATGATTCGAGAAACTGATTTGAATCCAACTGTTCTCGGTTATGTGGATCATATCAAAAACGCCGGAGAAGTGATCCTACATTTAGTCAATGACACCATTGAACTTTCTAGATTAGAAGAGAACGCAAGTATCATTCATAATGAATGGTTTGATCTTAACCAATGTTTAAATACTTTAAATTCTTTTTTCAAAACAGAAACCAAACGCAAACATATAGATTTCAAACTAAGTAATGATCTGAATCAAAATATTCACCTGCATTCTGATAAAAGAAAAATCGAAAAGGTTTTTTGGAACCTTACGACAAATGCAGTAAAATTCACAAACTCAGGTGTTGTTACTTTTTCTGTGTTTTTAGAAACAAAACCAAATCAGGAAGGGACATTGTTGATTGAAGTAAAAGACACTGGACCCGGGATCTCCCCTGAAGTGAAAGACAAACTTTTTCAAAAATACAACCAATTTGTTCCCGAAGGATGTGGAATCTCAGGTTCTGGCCTTGGACTGTCGATTGTCAAACTCTCCTTGGAAGAATTAGGTGGAAATGTGGAAGTGGAATCAAAGTTAGGTGAAGGTTCTACCTTCAAAGTAAAAATCCCTATCCTTTGGAAATTGGAGGAACCAAAAACATCATCTAAAGAAACGGAGATTTTGTCCAAATCCAATCTACCTAGTTTTTCCAAACCACAGAAAGTTCTCATTGCCGATGACAACGATCTCAACCGTAAAGTCTTAAGAAGTTATTTAAAACCTCTAAGATTTGAAATAAAAGAAACCAATAATGGAATCGATGCGGAGAGAGAATTGAGCGAATCTGCCTACGATATCGCTTTTTTGGATATCGAAATGCCAGGAAAACACGGAACAGAAATTGCAAAAGGATTGGCTGGAAAACCTCACAGACCAGCTCTATTCGCCTGTACGGGACTTTGTATGCCTGAGGAAAAGGACCAAATCCTTGCCTCTGGTTTTCAGTATTTTTTGCCCAAACCCTACCTAAAAGAAGAACTCTACAAACACCTGAAAGAAATCGCAAAGAACCGAGCCTAA
- a CDS encoding DEAD/DEAH box helicase: protein MTKNDTEVGNDFQSFGLRPEILQGITDAGFESPSPIQKQAIPLVLEGKDLIAQAQTGTGKTAAYGLPCLNRINVNDGMQVLVLTPTRELALQVSDELFKLGKHLGIKTTTIYGGSSYSKQITQVAKGAQVAVATPGRLLDLLKGKELKNFKPSMVILDEADEMLDMGFMDDIESIFNLLPTKRQTLLFSATMPEPIKKLASKYQTHPALVKIAATEKSSKNIEQVYYVIDEAEREISVVRILDYENPFKAIIFTKTKKEADDLKSTLSFKGYPVEALHGDLNQKQREQVLRSLHDGRVKILVATDVAARGLDVKDLSLVINYHLPFDSESYTHRIGRTGRAGKSGKAVTLVTTRESRALLRLKGTSGTQLTIAALPTKKEVLARREEDFLNKVVETEIHADAEEVLEKLLKLDDKRSLSLKLLSNMLDQTKISGPEKIGKTPGEWSETPPSGGSGGRRRRDEGGGSGGGSRGGYRGGRSNSDRGERGERSERGGESSRRSSTPTSKKEGGVFVKAAGKKTQRFRNK, encoded by the coding sequence ATGACTAAGAATGACACCGAAGTTGGAAATGACTTCCAATCCTTCGGATTACGTCCTGAAATACTACAAGGAATCACTGATGCAGGCTTCGAATCACCAAGCCCTATCCAAAAACAAGCGATTCCGCTCGTATTGGAAGGAAAAGATTTAATCGCACAAGCGCAGACCGGTACCGGAAAAACTGCCGCTTACGGACTCCCCTGTTTGAACCGAATCAATGTGAACGATGGCATGCAAGTGCTTGTCCTCACACCAACTCGTGAACTTGCTCTGCAAGTATCTGATGAACTGTTTAAATTGGGAAAACATTTAGGAATCAAAACCACCACTATCTATGGCGGCAGTTCCTATTCTAAACAAATTACACAAGTGGCCAAAGGTGCCCAAGTTGCTGTAGCAACTCCCGGAAGACTTCTCGACCTATTGAAAGGAAAGGAACTTAAAAATTTCAAACCTTCGATGGTGATATTGGATGAAGCAGATGAAATGCTCGATATGGGCTTTATGGATGATATAGAATCCATTTTTAATCTACTGCCAACCAAAAGACAAACCTTACTTTTCTCCGCAACTATGCCGGAGCCCATTAAGAAGTTGGCAAGTAAGTACCAAACGCACCCTGCACTTGTAAAAATTGCAGCAACTGAAAAATCGTCTAAAAACATCGAACAAGTGTACTACGTGATTGATGAAGCAGAACGAGAAATTTCTGTCGTACGTATTTTGGATTATGAAAACCCGTTTAAGGCAATCATCTTCACAAAAACAAAAAAAGAAGCAGATGATCTTAAATCAACACTCAGTTTCAAAGGTTATCCTGTAGAAGCTCTTCATGGAGATTTAAATCAAAAACAAAGAGAACAAGTTTTAAGAAGCCTACATGATGGGCGCGTAAAAATCCTTGTAGCAACAGACGTTGCGGCACGTGGTCTTGACGTAAAAGATTTGTCTCTAGTGATCAACTACCACCTTCCTTTTGATAGCGAAAGTTATACACATAGAATTGGTCGTACTGGACGCGCAGGAAAATCTGGGAAAGCGGTAACTCTTGTAACCACAAGAGAATCACGTGCTTTACTTCGACTCAAAGGAACATCTGGAACTCAACTTACCATTGCTGCCCTTCCTACAAAAAAAGAAGTATTGGCAAGAAGAGAAGAAGACTTTCTAAACAAAGTTGTAGAAACAGAAATCCACGCAGATGCAGAAGAAGTATTAGAAAAACTTTTGAAGTTGGACGACAAACGTTCGTTATCTTTAAAACTTCTCTCGAATATGTTAGACCAAACCAAAATCAGTGGCCCGGAAAAAATTGGGAAAACACCTGGGGAATGGAGTGAAACTCCTCCTAGTGGTGGATCTGGTGGAAGACGACGTCGTGATGAAGGTGGCGGATCAGGGGGCGGAAGTCGCGGTGGTTACCGTGGTGGAAGGTCTAATAGTGATCGAGGCGAACGTGGGGAAAGAAGTGAACGTGGTGGTGAATCATCTCGTCGAAGCTCCACTCCAACTTCCAAAAAAGAAGGTGGAGTGTTTGTAAAAGCGGCAGGGAAAAAAACTCAGCGTTTTCGAAACAAGTAG
- a CDS encoding SAM-dependent methyltransferase: MNFTDSSKKEEGSSFSITSLLEKDIFPDWLIRFRIRQLLDVRIKQERKENATAQLQHKMNYVNELKKSPIAVHTEAANEQHYEVPSDFFTYVMGPRMKYSSGYWPTLDTSFAESEEEMLRITVERAEIKNGMKVLDLGCGWGSISLYIAEKFPKSKVTGVSNSRTQKEFIDKRAKERGLKNLTIITKDMNDFTTKDKFDRIVSVEMLEHMKNYEKLFEKLSKFLVADGKFFVHIFTHKEFAYPFEVIDETDWMAKYFFTGGQMPSDDLFLYFQKDFLIENHWVVNGTHYARTSEAWYDNMILNKDKLMPILASTYGEKEKTKWFVYWKVFFLACAELWGFRNGEEWFVSHYLFRKR; the protein is encoded by the coding sequence ATGAATTTCACTGATTCTTCTAAAAAAGAAGAGGGCTCTTCTTTTAGTATCACTTCCCTTTTGGAGAAAGATATTTTTCCAGATTGGCTCATCCGGTTTCGCATCCGCCAACTTTTGGATGTAAGGATTAAACAAGAACGAAAAGAAAACGCCACAGCCCAGCTCCAACACAAAATGAATTATGTGAACGAGTTAAAAAAATCACCCATTGCCGTTCATACAGAGGCTGCAAACGAACAACACTACGAAGTCCCAAGTGATTTTTTTACTTATGTGATGGGACCTAGGATGAAGTATTCCTCAGGGTATTGGCCTACACTTGATACAAGTTTTGCCGAATCAGAGGAAGAGATGCTTCGCATCACCGTGGAACGTGCAGAAATCAAAAATGGGATGAAGGTGTTGGATTTGGGATGTGGTTGGGGAAGTATTTCTCTCTACATAGCGGAAAAATTTCCCAAATCAAAAGTAACGGGAGTTTCTAATTCCAGAACTCAAAAAGAATTTATCGACAAACGTGCCAAAGAACGTGGTTTAAAAAACCTCACCATCATCACAAAGGACATGAACGATTTTACGACCAAAGACAAGTTTGATCGGATTGTCTCTGTAGAGATGTTAGAACATATGAAAAACTACGAGAAACTCTTTGAAAAACTATCCAAGTTTCTTGTGGCCGACGGAAAGTTTTTTGTGCATATCTTCACTCATAAAGAATTTGCTTATCCTTTTGAAGTGATCGATGAAACTGATTGGATGGCAAAGTATTTTTTTACCGGTGGGCAGATGCCTTCGGACGATTTGTTTTTATACTTTCAAAAGGATTTTTTAATCGAAAATCATTGGGTTGTGAATGGAACCCATTATGCAAGAACGAGTGAAGCTTGGTATGATAACATGATACTAAACAAGGATAAACTAATGCCTATCCTTGCGAGTACTTACGGCGAAAAAGAAAAAACCAAATGGTTTGTTTATTGGAAAGTTTTCTTTCTCGCCTGTGCAGAGTTATGGGGTTTCAGAAACGGTGAGGAGTGGTTTGTGAGCCACTACTTGTTTCGAAAACGCTGA
- a CDS encoding DUF1295 domain-containing protein — MDNLLFSYLTAVIFTFLFMSLMWFWGKSRDNYAVIDVGWSLVIAGIASILVYWGRGNVFAKWAVLVPVWIWALRLSGFLYFTRIRTNHPEDKRYAGFRKDYGDKVHQKMFTNVFLLQGFLALLLSFPFYFASQWDLFPNSGALGPNGYLMVLLGWLLFTVGVVGEGIADRDLHKFVADPANKGKVCNVGLWKYSRHPNYFFEWIIWVGIGIIPVLSSPEAIFSLFTPLFMFVLLRFVSGVPFAEKYSLLSKGNVFRDYQQTTNAFFPWFSKQK, encoded by the coding sequence TTGGACAATTTATTATTTTCGTATTTAACGGCCGTTATATTTACATTTTTGTTTATGAGTCTGATGTGGTTCTGGGGGAAGTCGAGGGACAACTACGCGGTCATCGATGTGGGTTGGAGTCTTGTCATTGCCGGGATCGCTAGCATCCTAGTGTATTGGGGACGGGGAAATGTTTTTGCCAAATGGGCAGTGCTTGTCCCAGTCTGGATTTGGGCTCTACGTCTTTCCGGTTTTCTTTACTTCACTCGCATCCGTACAAACCATCCGGAAGACAAACGTTATGCAGGATTTCGAAAGGACTACGGGGACAAAGTCCACCAAAAGATGTTTACGAATGTCTTTCTCTTACAAGGATTTTTAGCACTTTTGCTTTCTTTCCCATTTTATTTTGCTTCGCAGTGGGATCTTTTCCCCAATTCAGGAGCTTTGGGACCTAACGGTTATTTGATGGTTCTTCTTGGTTGGCTTTTGTTTACTGTGGGAGTGGTCGGAGAAGGGATCGCTGACCGTGACCTCCACAAGTTTGTTGCCGATCCTGCAAACAAAGGTAAAGTCTGTAACGTAGGCCTTTGGAAGTATTCAAGACATCCCAATTATTTTTTTGAATGGATCATTTGGGTGGGAATCGGAATCATTCCTGTCCTTTCTTCTCCGGAAGCTATTTTTTCATTATTCACACCACTCTTTATGTTTGTGTTGTTACGTTTTGTATCGGGAGTTCCCTTTGCTGAAAAATACTCACTGCTTTCTAAAGGGAATGTTTTCCGGGATTACCAACAAACCACCAATGCATTTTTCCCCTGGTTTTCAAAACAAAAATAA
- a CDS encoding SDR family NAD(P)-dependent oxidoreductase has product MNQDFWNDRVVVITGATSGIGKALYEELAQFPCELVLLARRAAEIAEPKNKHDRAIIHRVACDLSDPTSVLDAVEWIQKKVSKIDVLFNNAGITAHGRFDSLSMDVYRKTFATNFFGPIQLVRGLLSLLLVAKGNIVTTSTVSALYGVPGRAAYSASKSALHAALESLRIETLESGLGVSLVCVPYTDTALRSSGLDAEGGTLKEAPAKGKRKTAKEVAHVLISVARDKEARLVTFNLSGRFLEWMRFFSPKFLEKILYKKLYEDFKPH; this is encoded by the coding sequence ATGAACCAAGATTTTTGGAACGATAGGGTGGTAGTGATCACCGGAGCCACAAGTGGGATTGGAAAAGCGTTGTATGAAGAACTCGCACAGTTTCCATGTGAACTTGTACTTTTAGCAAGACGTGCGGCAGAAATTGCAGAACCCAAAAACAAACACGATAGGGCAATCATTCACCGCGTTGCCTGTGACCTTTCCGATCCCACTTCTGTCCTGGATGCCGTCGAATGGATCCAAAAGAAAGTTTCTAAAATTGATGTTTTATTTAATAACGCAGGCATTACCGCCCATGGTCGGTTTGATTCGCTTTCGATGGATGTGTACAGAAAAACCTTTGCTACTAATTTTTTTGGACCCATCCAACTGGTGCGTGGGCTCCTATCGCTTTTACTGGTGGCAAAAGGAAATATTGTCACTACCTCGACTGTCTCCGCTTTGTATGGAGTGCCAGGCCGGGCTGCCTACTCAGCATCTAAGTCTGCATTACATGCGGCCCTGGAATCTCTTCGGATTGAAACTTTGGAATCGGGCCTTGGCGTATCTCTCGTTTGTGTGCCCTATACGGACACAGCCTTACGGTCATCGGGCCTTGATGCAGAAGGGGGAACCTTAAAAGAAGCACCTGCCAAAGGAAAACGAAAGACGGCAAAGGAAGTCGCCCATGTTTTAATTTCAGTCGCCAGAGACAAAGAGGCAAGGCTTGTGACTTTCAATCTCTCCGGTCGGTTTTTGGAATGGATGCGGTTTTTCTCTCCCAAGTTTTTAGAAAAAATTCTCTATAAAAAACTCTACGAAGACTTCAAACCCCACTAA
- a CDS encoding zinc-dependent alcohol dehydrogenase family protein: protein MLNKVWEIQGSFGLENLKQSTRELSESLAPKEVLVRLTATSLNYRDYLMVIGTYNPRQKLPLIPCSDGAGVVEAVGSEVTLWKKGDRVLPIFAQKWMDGAPNMDNLRSTLGGPNDGCLAQYGKFSESGLVATPSHLTDAEAATLGCAGLTAYNAVVSFGGIEPGADVLCLGTGGVSLFALQFAKMMGARVIITSSSDEKLARAKTLGADETINYSTKTNWERDVRKATKMAGADLIIEVGGAGTMPKSMMSVKPYGTIALIGVLAGGESSLSLYPILMQGVKVQGVIVGSRADFERMNRAIEYNKIKPVVDKVYGWNEVPEALQYLQTGKHFGKVVVSWE from the coding sequence ATGTTAAACAAAGTATGGGAAATCCAAGGATCATTTGGACTAGAGAACCTAAAACAATCAACAAGGGAACTTTCTGAATCACTGGCCCCCAAAGAAGTCCTCGTTCGCCTAACAGCGACTTCACTAAATTATAGAGATTATTTAATGGTGATTGGGACTTACAATCCCAGACAAAAACTTCCTCTTATCCCCTGTTCCGACGGAGCCGGTGTTGTGGAAGCTGTGGGATCCGAAGTGACGCTTTGGAAAAAAGGAGACCGAGTCCTTCCAATCTTTGCCCAAAAATGGATGGATGGTGCTCCCAATATGGACAACCTCCGATCTACCCTCGGAGGGCCAAATGACGGATGTTTGGCGCAGTACGGGAAGTTTTCGGAATCAGGACTTGTGGCCACACCTTCCCACCTAACCGATGCAGAAGCCGCCACCTTAGGTTGTGCTGGCCTGACTGCTTACAATGCCGTTGTGAGTTTTGGCGGGATTGAACCTGGGGCCGATGTACTTTGCCTAGGAACAGGGGGGGTTTCTCTCTTCGCTTTACAATTTGCTAAAATGATGGGAGCACGAGTCATCATCACCTCTTCCAGTGATGAAAAACTGGCCCGGGCCAAAACCTTGGGTGCTGATGAAACCATCAACTATTCCACAAAAACCAATTGGGAACGAGATGTTCGAAAAGCAACCAAAATGGCAGGAGCCGACCTTATCATCGAAGTGGGTGGTGCGGGAACTATGCCTAAGTCCATGATGAGTGTAAAACCTTACGGAACCATCGCCCTCATTGGAGTTCTTGCCGGTGGAGAATCGAGTCTTTCTCTTTATCCCATCCTCATGCAAGGAGTCAAAGTCCAAGGGGTGATTGTGGGAAGCCGTGCTGACTTTGAAAGAATGAACAGAGCCATCGAATACAACAAAATCAAACCTGTTGTGGACAAAGTGTACGGATGGAACGAAGTTCCAGAAGCTCTTCAATATTTACAAACAGGAAAACATTTTGGGAAAGTGGTGGTGAGTTGGGAATAA